Proteins co-encoded in one Methylomonas albis genomic window:
- a CDS encoding DUF3526 domain-containing protein: protein MMQLIAIEWLRFKRNRLNLWVTGLFLLVMLGSAVWSGLAAREFRQHGTAAPQTVNAMSNQAEMHDAPKATDNAPKASVFSASAAAAPLRLPALGGLALSVRQLDFLSTGIKISTRSRHTDGRNSDQLFNPMLHELGMLDFATVFALLTPLMVIALSYGLVQEDRESGVWRLVCTQMSAPWRLVCAALDVRYSVVVLAVFSSSLLALWLDPAFSLETLVYWLAFAGLYTLVWFCIAGLFLLLPFSSGAAAIGMLGVWLVLTFASPALLGWAADQHAPMPSRLDSIIAVRQFQEQNNQQRQALMAQWYSNHPDLQLPQTGKELPREIAGLPAGLVLDQQIRPVMYRFDSARQAQFEFLEAWSWLSPALAAVQMADRLAGIDAPRYAEYIQAVNNFEDQWRDYFVPKIMSDSAWSDELSHDQPRFAFTYPANPAACLNLIAGQAALALLLLAILFGSRRRFAKA from the coding sequence ATGATGCAACTAATCGCCATCGAATGGCTGCGTTTTAAACGCAACCGCTTAAACCTGTGGGTGACAGGACTATTTCTGCTGGTGATGCTGGGTAGCGCCGTCTGGTCGGGTTTGGCTGCGCGCGAATTCCGTCAACACGGCACGGCAGCGCCGCAGACCGTCAACGCCATGTCCAATCAAGCAGAGATGCACGATGCGCCGAAAGCGACCGACAATGCGCCTAAAGCCAGTGTTTTTTCCGCCAGCGCCGCCGCAGCACCATTGCGGCTGCCGGCCTTGGGTGGTTTGGCCCTGAGTGTTCGACAACTGGATTTTTTAAGTACCGGCATCAAGATCTCCACTCGGAGCCGCCACACCGACGGTCGCAATAGTGATCAATTGTTCAACCCGATGCTGCATGAATTGGGCATGCTGGATTTTGCCACCGTGTTCGCGCTGCTGACGCCGCTGATGGTGATTGCCTTGAGCTACGGACTGGTGCAGGAAGACCGGGAGAGCGGGGTCTGGCGTTTGGTCTGCACGCAAATGTCAGCGCCCTGGCGCTTGGTATGTGCGGCGCTGGACGTGCGGTATAGCGTGGTGGTATTGGCGGTTTTCAGCAGTTCGCTGTTGGCGCTATGGCTGGATCCGGCATTCAGCCTGGAAACGCTGGTTTATTGGCTGGCGTTCGCCGGTCTGTACACTCTAGTGTGGTTTTGTATCGCCGGCTTGTTCCTGCTGCTGCCCTTCTCTTCAGGGGCGGCGGCCATCGGCATGCTGGGGGTGTGGTTGGTTTTAACCTTCGCCAGTCCGGCGCTGCTGGGGTGGGCCGCTGATCAGCATGCGCCTATGCCATCCAGGTTGGATAGCATCATCGCCGTCCGCCAGTTTCAGGAACAAAACAATCAACAACGCCAAGCGCTAATGGCGCAGTGGTATAGCAATCATCCCGATCTGCAGCTGCCGCAAACCGGCAAAGAGTTACCGCGCGAAATCGCCGGTTTGCCGGCCGGTTTGGTTCTGGATCAACAGATCAGACCGGTGATGTACCGCTTCGACAGCGCCCGCCAAGCGCAATTCGAGTTTTTGGAAGCGTGGTCCTGGCTGTCGCCGGCGCTGGCGGCCGTGCAAATGGCGGATAGGCTGGCCGGTATCGACGCGCCGCGCTATGCCGAATATATTCAGGCGGTCAATAATTTTGAAGATCAATGGCGCGACTATTTCGTACCGAAGATTATGAGCGATAGCGCTTGGAGCGATGAGCTCAGTCACGACCAACCGCGCTTTGCCTTTACGTATCCGGCAAATCCGGCGGCATGTCTAAACTTGATTGCCGGACAAGCGGCACTGGCGTTGCTATTGTTGGCGATACTCTTCGGCTCACGACGGCGCTTTGCCAAAGCCTGA
- the waaF gene encoding lipopolysaccharide heptosyltransferase II: MVMAQSLFITLKQQHHDCLIDVLAPAWSLALLERMPEVRQGIAMPLGHGQFDLRGRIRIGRQLQSHHYDQAIVLPNSWKSALIPFFAHIPKRTGFLGELRRGLLNDVRKLDKTVLTMTVQRFVTLGLPNEAPQPPTYQVPKLTITTEQQLNVCKKFEITGADLIEIPHPSALLEDSDELRPIVSKILALCPGAEYGPAKRWPCEHYAAVARQKEEQGWQVWLFGSDKDKAVAEQINELSGGICRNFAGITSLADAVDLLSLADAVVSNDSGLMHVAAALDKKLIAVYGSSDPGFTPPLHPKAEILDLHLDCSPCFKRECPLGHTRCLTEIRPEQVLAALDA; the protein is encoded by the coding sequence ATGGTGATGGCGCAAAGCCTGTTCATCACCCTCAAGCAACAACACCACGATTGCCTTATCGACGTGCTGGCCCCGGCTTGGTCACTGGCCCTGCTGGAGCGCATGCCGGAAGTACGGCAGGGTATCGCCATGCCGCTTGGTCACGGGCAATTTGATTTGCGCGGCCGTATCCGTATTGGCCGGCAACTGCAAAGCCATCATTACGATCAAGCAATTGTGCTGCCCAACTCCTGGAAGTCGGCTTTGATTCCATTTTTTGCACACATTCCTAAGCGCACCGGCTTTCTCGGCGAACTGCGCCGGGGCCTGTTGAACGATGTGCGCAAGCTGGATAAGACCGTGCTAACCATGACCGTGCAGCGCTTCGTGACACTGGGTTTACCGAACGAAGCGCCTCAGCCGCCAACTTACCAAGTTCCGAAGCTGACGATCACCACCGAACAACAATTAAACGTCTGCAAAAAATTCGAGATTACTGGCGCGGATTTAATCGAAATCCCCCACCCCAGCGCCCTGCTTGAGGACTCGGATGAATTGCGCCCTATAGTCAGCAAAATCCTGGCCCTGTGCCCCGGCGCGGAATACGGCCCTGCCAAACGCTGGCCTTGCGAACATTACGCCGCCGTCGCCCGGCAAAAGGAAGAACAAGGCTGGCAAGTCTGGTTATTCGGTTCCGATAAGGACAAAGCCGTTGCCGAGCAAATCAATGAATTATCGGGCGGTATTTGCCGCAATTTCGCCGGCATTACCTCGCTGGCCGATGCGGTGGATTTGCTGTCCTTGGCCGATGCGGTGGTCAGCAACGATTCCGGTCTGATGCATGTCGCGGCCGCACTGGATAAAAAATTAATCGCGGTTTATGGCTCTTCCGACCCCGGCTTTACCCCACCGCTGCATCCCAAGGCGGAGATACTGGATTTACACCTGGACTGTTCGCCGTGCTTTAAGCGTGAGTGCCCGTTGGGCCATACGCGCTGCTTGACGGAAATCCGGCCGGAACAGGTGCTGGCGGCGTTGGACGCCTAA
- the waaC gene encoding lipopolysaccharide heptosyltransferase I, translated as MKIAIVKLSALGDIVHAMAALQFIKAALPLAQIDWIVEERFVGVLADNPHLDNILGVYLKALKTDKWRVFAEISKIRAYAEQGYDLVLDAQGLIKSAVVARLLSANCVGFDQDSIREKWAAFFYSRHVAYPYDANTIDRNVAVLTRPLGLDVTPAQIQAKQAFLFFQPPQTPLDEYFPAGQPNIVLVIGSTWPSRNYPLEKFLQVIFGLEANFLICWGNEKEHWMAQWLAERSLARVLPPLSLNDLKAALARADLVIGNDTGPTHMAWGLNRPSITLFGPTPVSRVYQTDINKVLKSPSPVNPFKLDKNDYSIGEIDPHAIITLSKELFGKTEPRA; from the coding sequence ATGAAAATTGCCATCGTCAAATTGTCGGCTTTGGGCGACATCGTGCATGCGATGGCGGCCTTGCAATTCATCAAAGCCGCATTACCGCTGGCACAAATCGACTGGATAGTTGAAGAACGCTTCGTCGGCGTGCTGGCCGACAATCCACACCTGGATAATATTTTAGGTGTGTATTTAAAAGCCCTGAAAACCGACAAATGGCGCGTCTTTGCCGAGATAAGTAAAATTCGCGCTTATGCCGAGCAAGGCTACGACTTGGTTCTGGATGCGCAAGGTTTGATTAAATCCGCAGTGGTCGCGCGCTTGCTATCGGCCAATTGCGTGGGTTTCGATCAAGATTCGATCCGGGAAAAATGGGCGGCTTTTTTCTATAGCAGGCATGTCGCTTACCCTTATGACGCCAACACCATTGATCGCAATGTCGCCGTGCTGACTCGGCCGCTGGGTCTCGATGTCACACCCGCACAAATTCAGGCGAAACAGGCGTTTTTGTTTTTTCAGCCGCCGCAAACACCGTTGGACGAGTATTTTCCAGCCGGCCAACCCAACATCGTTTTGGTGATAGGCTCGACCTGGCCCAGCCGCAATTACCCTTTGGAGAAATTTCTCCAGGTGATCTTCGGCCTGGAAGCGAATTTTCTGATCTGTTGGGGCAACGAGAAAGAACACTGGATGGCGCAATGGCTGGCCGAACGCAGCCTGGCAAGAGTATTACCGCCATTAAGCCTGAATGATTTGAAAGCGGCGCTGGCCAGGGCCGATTTAGTGATCGGTAACGATACCGGACCTACGCACATGGCTTGGGGTTTAAACCGACCATCGATTACCTTGTTCGGACCGACGCCGGTCAGCCGGGTTTACCAAACCGATATCAATAAAGTATTGAAGTCGCCGTCGCCGGTCAATCCGTTCAAACTGGATAAAAACGACTATTCGATTGGCGAAATCGATCCGCACGCCATCATTACCCTAAGCAAGGAGCTATTCGGCAAAACTGAACCGCGTGCCTGA
- a CDS encoding HD-GYP domain-containing protein, with the protein MVKKININQLRKGMFVCGTDRKWMDIPFFRTKFLIASDKQINKLKEYCQTVSIDTAKGIDVDKPAETQVIVDADSFSAIEMSSRVDENNSFKKLYEQSLLLFSAVLNDARSNRELDLLKIDSIAADLLAAVTADVQAMFGQMRLNGKNIDGLAHKSVNVCILAAALGLYLKLPENKLQLLGLGALLHDIGMVGVPEALLVKIEVLMPEERLILERHPDYGANLLRKVPELPAEVLEIVLSHHEQMDGGGYPNGLPAARVGELARIVSIASVYEALTGERVYRNALTPLDALEHLYCSGQFLFDTQWVARFIEVLAIYPVACIVELQTDELAVVVQANSQFPQRPLLKVITNPQKQLLFQERTLDLADEQQNNIKIVRVLASDEPIIELLKMFVELEKI; encoded by the coding sequence ATGGTTAAAAAAATTAATATTAACCAGCTCAGAAAAGGTATGTTTGTTTGCGGCACTGATCGGAAATGGATGGATATACCTTTCTTTCGTACTAAATTTCTGATTGCATCCGATAAGCAAATTAATAAATTAAAAGAGTATTGCCAAACCGTTTCTATCGATACCGCAAAAGGTATTGATGTCGATAAGCCGGCTGAAACTCAAGTAATAGTGGACGCGGACAGTTTCTCGGCGATAGAGATGTCGAGCCGCGTCGATGAAAACAATTCTTTTAAAAAGCTTTACGAACAAAGCCTATTGCTTTTTAGTGCCGTGTTAAACGATGCACGGTCTAACAGAGAGCTTGATTTGCTCAAGATTGACAGCATAGCGGCGGATTTACTGGCGGCAGTTACCGCCGATGTTCAGGCTATGTTTGGACAGATGCGGCTCAATGGCAAAAATATCGATGGTTTGGCGCATAAATCGGTCAATGTCTGTATTTTGGCTGCCGCTTTGGGTTTGTATTTAAAGCTGCCGGAAAATAAATTGCAGTTGTTGGGGCTGGGTGCGTTGTTGCATGATATCGGCATGGTAGGGGTACCGGAGGCCCTTCTTGTAAAAATCGAAGTGTTGATGCCGGAAGAGCGGCTTATTCTGGAGCGACATCCTGACTATGGTGCGAACTTGTTGCGCAAAGTGCCTGAACTACCTGCGGAGGTTTTGGAAATCGTCCTTAGCCATCACGAACAAATGGATGGTGGCGGATATCCAAACGGTTTACCGGCGGCACGCGTTGGCGAACTGGCGCGGATAGTCAGTATCGCCTCAGTTTACGAAGCTTTAACCGGTGAACGCGTTTACCGTAATGCCTTAACGCCGCTTGACGCATTGGAGCATCTATATTGTTCCGGTCAGTTTTTGTTCGATACGCAATGGGTGGCCCGTTTTATAGAGGTGCTGGCTATTTATCCGGTTGCTTGCATTGTCGAATTGCAAACTGACGAGCTCGCGGTGGTGGTCCAGGCAAATTCACAATTCCCTCAGCGTCCGCTATTGAAGGTAATCACCAATCCGCAGAAACAATTGCTTTTTCAAGAGCGGACGCTTGATTTGGCCGATGAGCAGCAAAATAACATCAAGATAGTCAGAGTTTTGGCCAGCGATGAACCGATTATCGAACTGCTGAAAATGTTTGTCGAATTGGAAAAAATTTAG
- a CDS encoding branched-chain amino acid transaminase, producing MATMDDRDGLIWLDGKWVDWRDAKVHVLTHTLHYGCGVFEGLRAYKTDNGTAIFKLAEHTDRLFRSAHIMNMKMPFSKDEINQAHRDAVAKNNLDSAYIRSMVFFGSEGMGLRADNLKVHVMVAAWTWGAYLGAENMEKGIRIRTSSYTRNHVNSTMCKAKANGNYINSILALQEALSTGYDEALLLDHEGFCAEGSGENLFIVRNGKIYTPETTSALEGITRDTLMTIAREQGYEVIEKRITRDEVYVADEAFFTGSAAEVTPIRQYDNRDIGAGSRGPVTEKLQALYFDYVQGRRADHKEWLTLVS from the coding sequence ATGGCAACGATGGATGATAGAGACGGGTTGATTTGGCTAGACGGAAAATGGGTTGATTGGCGCGACGCCAAGGTCCACGTCTTGACTCACACCTTGCACTACGGCTGCGGCGTCTTTGAAGGTCTGCGCGCATATAAAACCGACAACGGCACCGCGATTTTCAAACTAGCCGAGCACACCGACCGTCTGTTCCGCTCCGCGCATATCATGAACATGAAAATGCCGTTCTCTAAAGACGAGATCAACCAGGCGCATCGCGACGCGGTCGCCAAAAACAACCTGGACAGCGCTTACATCCGTAGCATGGTGTTCTTTGGCTCAGAAGGCATGGGCCTGCGCGCCGACAACCTGAAAGTACATGTCATGGTCGCGGCTTGGACCTGGGGCGCGTATCTGGGCGCGGAAAACATGGAAAAAGGCATCCGCATCCGCACCTCGTCTTACACTCGCAACCACGTCAATAGCACGATGTGTAAAGCCAAGGCCAACGGCAACTACATCAACTCCATCCTGGCCCTGCAAGAAGCTTTGTCCACCGGTTATGACGAAGCCTTGCTATTGGACCACGAAGGTTTCTGCGCAGAAGGCAGCGGCGAGAACCTGTTCATTGTCCGCAACGGCAAAATTTATACCCCGGAAACGACATCGGCTTTGGAAGGTATCACTCGCGATACCTTGATGACTATTGCCCGCGAACAAGGCTATGAAGTGATCGAAAAACGTATCACCCGCGACGAAGTTTATGTGGCCGACGAAGCCTTCTTTACCGGCTCCGCCGCTGAAGTCACACCGATTCGCCAATACGACAACCGTGACATCGGTGCCGGCAGCCGCGGACCCGTCACCGAAAAACTGCAAGCCTTGTATTTTGACTACGTTCAAGGCCGCCGCGCTGACCATAAGGAATGGTTGACCCTCGTTTCTTAA
- a CDS encoding HD-GYP domain-containing protein produces MADKEDGILRIHVYELRVGMCVSRLEAPVEDSPFLLDRVVIESHADIQAIQAICDYVYIDVKYQKSSSGAIPTKNTEARKYLGFARSFNQTANTYQRTGNLIKTVMDDIRFGNQFSVSAVKQAVSECVDKVLENPDTMLLLTQLKDQDQYTAQHCMNVCILSILLGRELNFSIEDLNKVGFCGLMHDVGKMKVPLEILNKPGSLEDYEMDIMRKHTLYGRNVLMSARNVYPGAVDVAYDHHEHLAGTGYPRGVNKSTLSVFTKVVAVVDTYDAITSDRVYQRGKPHLMALGVLVKGMNQQYEANYVTQFINCIGFYPQGNLVELSTGEVGIIVEQNKADRLKPKLLLIQDGNKNPVEEKILDLSLNLTDASGKRYGVKQVIRPQDCGVDLAKYYQDGKFTKEYAVVI; encoded by the coding sequence ATGGCTGATAAAGAGGATGGAATACTCAGAATTCATGTGTATGAACTGAGAGTTGGCATGTGCGTAAGCCGTCTGGAAGCGCCCGTGGAAGATTCGCCTTTTTTATTGGATAGAGTCGTTATTGAAAGTCATGCGGATATTCAAGCCATTCAGGCAATTTGCGATTATGTCTATATCGATGTTAAATATCAAAAGTCTTCTTCCGGTGCGATTCCCACCAAAAATACCGAAGCTAGAAAATATTTAGGTTTCGCCAGGTCATTTAATCAAACCGCCAATACCTATCAGCGCACCGGTAATTTAATAAAAACGGTGATGGACGATATTCGCTTCGGTAATCAATTCAGCGTTAGCGCGGTTAAGCAAGCTGTCTCCGAATGTGTCGATAAAGTATTGGAAAACCCCGATACAATGTTATTACTGACCCAGCTTAAAGATCAGGATCAATATACCGCGCAACACTGTATGAATGTTTGTATATTGTCAATTCTGTTAGGCCGAGAGTTAAACTTTTCGATAGAAGATCTCAATAAAGTAGGTTTTTGCGGTTTAATGCACGATGTCGGCAAAATGAAAGTGCCTTTGGAAATACTCAATAAGCCGGGTTCTTTGGAAGACTATGAAATGGATATCATGCGTAAGCATACGCTATACGGACGCAATGTTTTAATGTCTGCCCGTAACGTGTATCCGGGTGCCGTCGACGTTGCTTACGACCATCACGAGCATTTGGCCGGCACGGGTTATCCTCGGGGGGTAAACAAATCAACGTTGTCGGTTTTTACTAAAGTGGTAGCGGTTGTCGATACCTACGATGCCATCACCAGTGACCGGGTTTACCAGAGGGGCAAGCCCCATCTCATGGCTTTGGGGGTTTTGGTGAAAGGGATGAATCAACAATATGAAGCTAATTATGTGACGCAGTTTATTAACTGCATAGGATTTTATCCGCAAGGAAATTTAGTAGAATTAAGTACTGGCGAGGTCGGTATAATAGTCGAGCAAAATAAAGCAGATCGACTTAAGCCAAAATTATTGTTAATCCAAGATGGCAATAAAAATCCTGTTGAAGAGAAAATACTTGATTTATCCTTGAATCTTACCGACGCAAGCGGCAAACGTTATGGTGTTAAACAAGTGATAAGGCCGCAAGATTGCGGTGTCGATTTGGCCAAGTATTATCAAGATGGTAAGTTTACTAAAGAATACGCGGTAGTCATCTAA